The following proteins come from a genomic window of Gossypium raimondii isolate GPD5lz chromosome 5, ASM2569854v1, whole genome shotgun sequence:
- the LOC105769348 gene encoding uncharacterized protein LOC105769348 isoform X2: protein MSDEGEKTCPLCAEEMDLTDQQLKPCKCGYEICVWCWHHIMEMAEKDETEGKCPACRCAYDKDRIVGMAANCERLVAEINSERKSKSTKAKTKSSEGRRQLSSVRVIQRNLVYIVGLPLNLGDEDLLQQREYFGQYGKVLKVSMSRTATGVIQQFPNNTCSVYITYSKEEEAIRCIRSIHGFVLEGRPLKACFGTTKYCHAWLRNVPCNNPDCLYLHEIGSQEDSFTKDEIISAYTRSRVQQITGATNNMLWPAGNMLPPPVDDYCPTPSYASAAKPIAKNAPNNTTVCIPKGSPPNGSTGRSVALPAGASWGMRALNYPQTAGLASSNGPSKQKSDTVRSALPFSSAVTNTNQNYPVHGDVIKKSSEEIHDMQMKGKQQNADLDCQTTVLEKPTTFGGVSASKSLSCQLSCPPVFNHYEQGSNMPSTVTNSTFCHAEQSFISSSEKPGCTGSTDGKIHSLCSDMQKLTVDRNVYGGPSNVLSPSSADSDHGSSGSPSSLCLQQCYTEDYREPLSSLAIGRTVTSPSGFCVSKQQSDWINDRQTQPVANRSSDVEEDILSFDNQRLNDPEVISRSSYVPNSPISLHLSNQSRPHWFQRGAVNLDADAFNVDNKVSDSLHLHGSSVSSLSNGYPEKYISSSIGSDITVDGSHLLPSEGKGKQIGRFLDYVEGNDAKETGESNIISNILSLDFDTWDESLASPHNLAKLLCDTVKQPNTLKLSTSWTAPNNGQSRFSFARQEDSKYHPFDMESSFSLFGQMPQNPSSQEFAESTDLYQNKFGISNGFSSHHFAESDYAISGPSVFSSNKLSVSRPQISAPPGFAVPSRTPPPGFSSHERIDHAYDTTSGSHLMDCSSLLRNSYQALASGGIGGPGDIEFMDPAILAVGKGRLQGALNSSGLDMRSNFPPQLDPYEDEARFQLLMQRSLSPNQNMRYDGGDSSPYFEGISSGLMDQSQVNKISPFAQLSLPQSRNTNGHWDGWNEVEGGNGIGVAELLQNQRLGFNKFYSGYEDSNKYRMPTSGDLYSRTFGM, encoded by the exons ATGAGTGATGAGGGAGAAAAGACTTGCCCCCTTTGCGCCGAGGAGATGGATTTGACTGATCAGCAGCTCAAGCCTTGCAAATGTGGTTACGAG ATATGTGTTTGGTGTTGGCATCACATAATGGAAATGGCTGAGAAGGATGAGACAGAGGGGAAATGTCCAGCATGTCGTTGTGCTTATGACAAAGACAGGATTGTAGGGATGGCTGCTAATTGTGAGAG GTTGGTTGCTGAAATTAATTCGGAGAGAAAAAGTAAGTCAACAAAGGCAAAGACTAAATCATCTGAAGGAAGGAGGCAACTGAGCAGTGTGCGGGTTATTCAAAGGAATCTTGTTTACATAGTTGGGTTGCCACTTAATCTGGGAGATGAAGAT CTTCTCCAACAGCGAGAATATTTTGGTCAATATGGAAAAGTTTTGAAAGTATCTATGTCTCGGACTGCAACTGGTGTCATTCAGCAATTTCCAAATAATACATGTAGTGT ATATATTACTTattcaaaagaagaagaagcaattCGTTGTATCCGGTCTATACATGGATTTGTTTTGGAGGGTAGACCATTAAA GGCTTGCTTTGGTACAACAAAGTATTGTCATGCATGGCTGAGAAATGTG CCTTGCAACAATCCTGATTGTCTATATTTGCATGAGATTGGTTCTCAAGAGGATAGTTTCACAAAAGATGAGATTATATCGGCATACACAAG GAGCAGGGTTCAACAGATAACTGGTGCAACAAACAATATGCTGTGGCCTGCTGGGAATATGTTACCTCCGCCTGTGGATGATTATTGCCCCACCCCCAGTTATGCTTCTGCAGCAAAACCCATTGCTAAAAATGCTCCAAAT AATACAACAGTGTGCATTCCTAAAGGTTCTCCGCCAAATGGAAGCACTGGAAGATCTGTTGCTCTTCCTGCTGGAGCGTCATG GGGAATGCGTGCTTTAAACTATCCTCAAACAGCTGGTTTAGCGTCATCAAATGGACCGTCTAAGCAGAAATCTGATACGGTTAGAAGCGCATTACCATTTTCATCTGCAGTAACAAACACAAATCAGAATTACCCAGTACATGGAGATGTTATAAAGAAGTCATCTGAGGAGATTCACGATATGCAAATGAAGGGTAAACAGCAGAATGCTGATTTGGATTGTCAAACAACTGTACTAGAGAAACCAACTACATTTGGTGGAGTTTCTGCTTCTAAGTCATTGAGCTGCCAGTTATCTTGTCCACCAGTATTCAATCATTATGAACAGGGAAGTAATATGCCATCAACTGTTACAAACTCCACCTTTTGCCATGCGGAGCAGTCTTTTATTTCCTCTAGTGAAAAACCAGGATGTACTGGCTCTACTGATGGGAAGATACACAGTTTGTGCTCTGATATGCAGAAGTTGACAGTAGATAGGAATGTCTATGGTGGACCATCTAATGTACTTAGCCCAAGCAGTGCAGATTCTGATCATGGATCGAGCGGCTCACCTAGTAGTCTGTGCTTACAACAATGTTATACCGAGGATTACCGAGAACCTTTAAGTTCACTAGCCATTGGGAGAACTGTGACGTCTCCCAGTGGGTTTTGTGTTTCTAAACAGCAGTCTGATTGGATAAATGATAGACAAACTCAACCAGTGGCAAATAGAAGCTCTGACGTAGAGGAAGACATATTGTCTTTTGATAATCAAAGACTCAACGATCCGGAAGTAATTAGCCGTTCAAGTTATGTTCCAAATTCACCAATATCACTTCATTTATCAAACCAATCTAGGCCCCATTGGTTTCAACGTGGTGCTGTTAATTTGGATGCTGATGCATTCAATGTAGACAATAAAGTTAGTGACAGTTTGCATCTTCATGGATCAAGTGTTTCTTCTTTATCAAATGGATACCCTGAGAAGTACATAAGCAGTAGTATCGGTTCTGATATTACCGTAGATGGCTCTCATCTGCTTCCAAGTGAGGGGAAAGGGAAGCAGATTGGAAGATTCCTTGATTATGTTGAGGGTAATGATGCTAAAGAAACAGGAGAGAGCAATATAATTTCTAACATATTGTCACTAGATTTTGATACTTGGGATGAATCCTTAGCTTCTCCTCATAACTTGGCTAAATTGTTGTGTGACACTGTCAAGCAGCCAAACACACTCAAATTATCTACTTCCTGGACAGCTCCGAATAATGGTCAGTCCAGATTTTCATTTGCAAGACAGGAGGATTCCAAATATCATCCATTTGATATGGAGTCCTCATTTAGTCTTTTTGGGCAAATGCCACAGAACCCTTCTAGCCAGGAATTTGCAGAAAGCACGGATCTctatcaaaataagtttggaaTTTCTAATGGTTTTTCATCTCATCACTTTGCGGAATCTGACTATGCAATCAGCGGTCCTTCAGTGTTTTCTTCTAACAAGCTTTCTG TTTCAAGACCTCAAATTTCAGCCCCTCCTGGTTTCGCTGTTCCTAGCAGGACACCGCCTCCAGGCTTTTCTTCTCATGAGAGAATTGACCATGCCTATGACACCACATCTG GAAGCCATTTGATGGACTGTTCATCGCTGTTAAGAAATTCTTATCAGGCTCTGGCAAGTGGTGGGATTGGTGGCCCTGGGGATATAGAGTTTATGGATCCTGCTATTTTAGCAGTTGGTAAGGGTAGACTTCAGGGAGCACTAAACAGTTCAGGCTTAGACATGAGATCAAATTTTCCACCACAGTTGGATCCCTATGAAGATGAGGCCAGATTTCAACTATTGATGCAGAGATCCCTTTCTCCTAACCAAAACATGAGATATGATGGTGGGGATAGCTCTCCTTATTTTGAAGGGATTTCTTCTGGGCTAATGGATCAATCACAAGTGAACAAAATCTCCCCATTTGCTCAGCTGTCGCTTCCACAATCAAGAAATACAAATGGTCATTGGGATGGATGGAATGAGGTCGAAGGTGGAAACGGTATTGGTGTTGCTGAGCTCCTCCAAAATCAGAGACTGGGATTTAACAAGTTTTATTCCGGTTATGAAGATTCTAATAAGTACAGGATGCCCACTTCGGGTGATCTGTATAGTAGAACATTTGGGATGTGA
- the LOC105769348 gene encoding uncharacterized protein LOC105769348 isoform X4 produces MSDEGEKTCPLCAEEMDLTDQQLKPCKCGYEICVWCWHHIMEMAEKDETEGKCPACRCAYDKDRIVGMAANCERLVAEINSERKSKSTKAKTKSSEGRRQLSSVRVIQRNLVYIVGLPLNLGDEDLLQQREYFGQYGKVLKVSMSRTATGVIQQFPNNTCSVYITYSKEEEAIRCIRSIHGFVLEGRPLKACFGTTKYCHAWLRNVPCNNPDCLYLHEIGSQEDSFTKDEIISAYTRSRVQQITGATNNMLWPAGNMLPPPVDDYCPTPSYASAAKPIAKNAPNNTTVCIPKGSPPNGSTGRSVALPAGASWGMRALNYPQTAGLASSNGPSKQKSDTVRSALPFSSAVTNTNQNYPVHGDVIKKSSEEIHDMQMKGKQQNADLDCQTTVLEKPTTFGGVSASKSLSCQLSCPPVFNHYEQGSNMPSTVTNSTFCHAEQSFISSSEKPGCTGSTDGKIHSLCSDMQKLTVDRNVYGGPSNVLSPSSADSDHGSSGSPSSLCLQQCYTEDYREPLSSLAIGRTVTSPSGFCVSKQQSDWINDRQTQPVANRSSDVEEDILSFDNQRLNDPEVISRSSYVPNSPISLHLSNQSRPHWFQRGAVNLDADAFNVDNKVSDSLHLHGSSVSSLSNGYPEKYISSSIGSDITVDGSHLLPSEGKGKQIGRFLDYVEGNDAKETGESNIISNILSLDFDTWDESLASPHNLAKLLCDTVKQPNTLKLSTSWTAPNNGQSRFSFARQEDSKYHPFDMESSFSLFGQMPQNPSSQEFAESTDLYQNKFGISNGFSSHHFAESDYAISGPSVFSSNKLSAVSRPQISAPPGFAVPSRTPPPGFSSHERIDHAYDTTSAI; encoded by the exons ATGAGTGATGAGGGAGAAAAGACTTGCCCCCTTTGCGCCGAGGAGATGGATTTGACTGATCAGCAGCTCAAGCCTTGCAAATGTGGTTACGAG ATATGTGTTTGGTGTTGGCATCACATAATGGAAATGGCTGAGAAGGATGAGACAGAGGGGAAATGTCCAGCATGTCGTTGTGCTTATGACAAAGACAGGATTGTAGGGATGGCTGCTAATTGTGAGAG GTTGGTTGCTGAAATTAATTCGGAGAGAAAAAGTAAGTCAACAAAGGCAAAGACTAAATCATCTGAAGGAAGGAGGCAACTGAGCAGTGTGCGGGTTATTCAAAGGAATCTTGTTTACATAGTTGGGTTGCCACTTAATCTGGGAGATGAAGAT CTTCTCCAACAGCGAGAATATTTTGGTCAATATGGAAAAGTTTTGAAAGTATCTATGTCTCGGACTGCAACTGGTGTCATTCAGCAATTTCCAAATAATACATGTAGTGT ATATATTACTTattcaaaagaagaagaagcaattCGTTGTATCCGGTCTATACATGGATTTGTTTTGGAGGGTAGACCATTAAA GGCTTGCTTTGGTACAACAAAGTATTGTCATGCATGGCTGAGAAATGTG CCTTGCAACAATCCTGATTGTCTATATTTGCATGAGATTGGTTCTCAAGAGGATAGTTTCACAAAAGATGAGATTATATCGGCATACACAAG GAGCAGGGTTCAACAGATAACTGGTGCAACAAACAATATGCTGTGGCCTGCTGGGAATATGTTACCTCCGCCTGTGGATGATTATTGCCCCACCCCCAGTTATGCTTCTGCAGCAAAACCCATTGCTAAAAATGCTCCAAAT AATACAACAGTGTGCATTCCTAAAGGTTCTCCGCCAAATGGAAGCACTGGAAGATCTGTTGCTCTTCCTGCTGGAGCGTCATG GGGAATGCGTGCTTTAAACTATCCTCAAACAGCTGGTTTAGCGTCATCAAATGGACCGTCTAAGCAGAAATCTGATACGGTTAGAAGCGCATTACCATTTTCATCTGCAGTAACAAACACAAATCAGAATTACCCAGTACATGGAGATGTTATAAAGAAGTCATCTGAGGAGATTCACGATATGCAAATGAAGGGTAAACAGCAGAATGCTGATTTGGATTGTCAAACAACTGTACTAGAGAAACCAACTACATTTGGTGGAGTTTCTGCTTCTAAGTCATTGAGCTGCCAGTTATCTTGTCCACCAGTATTCAATCATTATGAACAGGGAAGTAATATGCCATCAACTGTTACAAACTCCACCTTTTGCCATGCGGAGCAGTCTTTTATTTCCTCTAGTGAAAAACCAGGATGTACTGGCTCTACTGATGGGAAGATACACAGTTTGTGCTCTGATATGCAGAAGTTGACAGTAGATAGGAATGTCTATGGTGGACCATCTAATGTACTTAGCCCAAGCAGTGCAGATTCTGATCATGGATCGAGCGGCTCACCTAGTAGTCTGTGCTTACAACAATGTTATACCGAGGATTACCGAGAACCTTTAAGTTCACTAGCCATTGGGAGAACTGTGACGTCTCCCAGTGGGTTTTGTGTTTCTAAACAGCAGTCTGATTGGATAAATGATAGACAAACTCAACCAGTGGCAAATAGAAGCTCTGACGTAGAGGAAGACATATTGTCTTTTGATAATCAAAGACTCAACGATCCGGAAGTAATTAGCCGTTCAAGTTATGTTCCAAATTCACCAATATCACTTCATTTATCAAACCAATCTAGGCCCCATTGGTTTCAACGTGGTGCTGTTAATTTGGATGCTGATGCATTCAATGTAGACAATAAAGTTAGTGACAGTTTGCATCTTCATGGATCAAGTGTTTCTTCTTTATCAAATGGATACCCTGAGAAGTACATAAGCAGTAGTATCGGTTCTGATATTACCGTAGATGGCTCTCATCTGCTTCCAAGTGAGGGGAAAGGGAAGCAGATTGGAAGATTCCTTGATTATGTTGAGGGTAATGATGCTAAAGAAACAGGAGAGAGCAATATAATTTCTAACATATTGTCACTAGATTTTGATACTTGGGATGAATCCTTAGCTTCTCCTCATAACTTGGCTAAATTGTTGTGTGACACTGTCAAGCAGCCAAACACACTCAAATTATCTACTTCCTGGACAGCTCCGAATAATGGTCAGTCCAGATTTTCATTTGCAAGACAGGAGGATTCCAAATATCATCCATTTGATATGGAGTCCTCATTTAGTCTTTTTGGGCAAATGCCACAGAACCCTTCTAGCCAGGAATTTGCAGAAAGCACGGATCTctatcaaaataagtttggaaTTTCTAATGGTTTTTCATCTCATCACTTTGCGGAATCTGACTATGCAATCAGCGGTCCTTCAGTGTTTTCTTCTAACAAGCTTTCTG CAGTTTCAAGACCTCAAATTTCAGCCCCTCCTGGTTTCGCTGTTCCTAGCAGGACACCGCCTCCAGGCTTTTCTTCTCATGAGAGAATTGACCATGCCTATGACACCACATCTG CCATTTGA
- the LOC105769348 gene encoding uncharacterized protein LOC105769348 isoform X5, with amino-acid sequence MSDEGEKTCPLCAEEMDLTDQQLKPCKCGYEICVWCWHHIMEMAEKDETEGKCPACRCAYDKDRIVGMAANCERLVAEINSERKSKSTKAKTKSSEGRRQLSSVRVIQRNLVYIVGLPLNLGDEDLLQQREYFGQYGKVLKVSMSRTATGVIQQFPNNTCSVYITYSKEEEAIRCIRSIHGFVLEGRPLKACFGTTKYCHAWLRNVPCNNPDCLYLHEIGSQEDSFTKDEIISAYTRSRVQQITGATNNMLWPAGNMLPPPVDDYCPTPSYASAAKPIAKNAPNNTTVCIPKGSPPNGSTGRSVALPAGASWGMRALNYPQTAGLASSNGPSKQKSDTVRSALPFSSAVTNTNQNYPVHGDVIKKSSEEIHDMQMKGKQQNADLDCQTTVLEKPTTFGGVSASKSLSCQLSCPPVFNHYEQGSNMPSTVTNSTFCHAEQSFISSSEKPGCTGSTDGKIHSLCSDMQKLTVDRNVYGGPSNVLSPSSADSDHGSSGSPSSLCLQQCYTEDYREPLSSLAIGRTVTSPSGFCVSKQQSDWINDRQTQPVANRSSDVEEDILSFDNQRLNDPEVISRSSYVPNSPISLHLSNQSRPHWFQRGAVNLDADAFNVDNKVSDSLHLHGSSVSSLSNGYPEKYISSSIGSDITVDGSHLLPSEGKGKQIGRFLDYVEGNDAKETGESNIISNILSLDFDTWDESLASPHNLAKLLCDTVKQPNTLKLSTSWTAPNNGQSRFSFARQEDSKYHPFDMESSFSLFGQMPQNPSSQEFAESTDLYQNKFGISNGFSSHHFAESDYAISGPSVFSSNKLSVSRPQISAPPGFAVPSRTPPPGFSSHERIDHAYDTTSAI; translated from the exons ATGAGTGATGAGGGAGAAAAGACTTGCCCCCTTTGCGCCGAGGAGATGGATTTGACTGATCAGCAGCTCAAGCCTTGCAAATGTGGTTACGAG ATATGTGTTTGGTGTTGGCATCACATAATGGAAATGGCTGAGAAGGATGAGACAGAGGGGAAATGTCCAGCATGTCGTTGTGCTTATGACAAAGACAGGATTGTAGGGATGGCTGCTAATTGTGAGAG GTTGGTTGCTGAAATTAATTCGGAGAGAAAAAGTAAGTCAACAAAGGCAAAGACTAAATCATCTGAAGGAAGGAGGCAACTGAGCAGTGTGCGGGTTATTCAAAGGAATCTTGTTTACATAGTTGGGTTGCCACTTAATCTGGGAGATGAAGAT CTTCTCCAACAGCGAGAATATTTTGGTCAATATGGAAAAGTTTTGAAAGTATCTATGTCTCGGACTGCAACTGGTGTCATTCAGCAATTTCCAAATAATACATGTAGTGT ATATATTACTTattcaaaagaagaagaagcaattCGTTGTATCCGGTCTATACATGGATTTGTTTTGGAGGGTAGACCATTAAA GGCTTGCTTTGGTACAACAAAGTATTGTCATGCATGGCTGAGAAATGTG CCTTGCAACAATCCTGATTGTCTATATTTGCATGAGATTGGTTCTCAAGAGGATAGTTTCACAAAAGATGAGATTATATCGGCATACACAAG GAGCAGGGTTCAACAGATAACTGGTGCAACAAACAATATGCTGTGGCCTGCTGGGAATATGTTACCTCCGCCTGTGGATGATTATTGCCCCACCCCCAGTTATGCTTCTGCAGCAAAACCCATTGCTAAAAATGCTCCAAAT AATACAACAGTGTGCATTCCTAAAGGTTCTCCGCCAAATGGAAGCACTGGAAGATCTGTTGCTCTTCCTGCTGGAGCGTCATG GGGAATGCGTGCTTTAAACTATCCTCAAACAGCTGGTTTAGCGTCATCAAATGGACCGTCTAAGCAGAAATCTGATACGGTTAGAAGCGCATTACCATTTTCATCTGCAGTAACAAACACAAATCAGAATTACCCAGTACATGGAGATGTTATAAAGAAGTCATCTGAGGAGATTCACGATATGCAAATGAAGGGTAAACAGCAGAATGCTGATTTGGATTGTCAAACAACTGTACTAGAGAAACCAACTACATTTGGTGGAGTTTCTGCTTCTAAGTCATTGAGCTGCCAGTTATCTTGTCCACCAGTATTCAATCATTATGAACAGGGAAGTAATATGCCATCAACTGTTACAAACTCCACCTTTTGCCATGCGGAGCAGTCTTTTATTTCCTCTAGTGAAAAACCAGGATGTACTGGCTCTACTGATGGGAAGATACACAGTTTGTGCTCTGATATGCAGAAGTTGACAGTAGATAGGAATGTCTATGGTGGACCATCTAATGTACTTAGCCCAAGCAGTGCAGATTCTGATCATGGATCGAGCGGCTCACCTAGTAGTCTGTGCTTACAACAATGTTATACCGAGGATTACCGAGAACCTTTAAGTTCACTAGCCATTGGGAGAACTGTGACGTCTCCCAGTGGGTTTTGTGTTTCTAAACAGCAGTCTGATTGGATAAATGATAGACAAACTCAACCAGTGGCAAATAGAAGCTCTGACGTAGAGGAAGACATATTGTCTTTTGATAATCAAAGACTCAACGATCCGGAAGTAATTAGCCGTTCAAGTTATGTTCCAAATTCACCAATATCACTTCATTTATCAAACCAATCTAGGCCCCATTGGTTTCAACGTGGTGCTGTTAATTTGGATGCTGATGCATTCAATGTAGACAATAAAGTTAGTGACAGTTTGCATCTTCATGGATCAAGTGTTTCTTCTTTATCAAATGGATACCCTGAGAAGTACATAAGCAGTAGTATCGGTTCTGATATTACCGTAGATGGCTCTCATCTGCTTCCAAGTGAGGGGAAAGGGAAGCAGATTGGAAGATTCCTTGATTATGTTGAGGGTAATGATGCTAAAGAAACAGGAGAGAGCAATATAATTTCTAACATATTGTCACTAGATTTTGATACTTGGGATGAATCCTTAGCTTCTCCTCATAACTTGGCTAAATTGTTGTGTGACACTGTCAAGCAGCCAAACACACTCAAATTATCTACTTCCTGGACAGCTCCGAATAATGGTCAGTCCAGATTTTCATTTGCAAGACAGGAGGATTCCAAATATCATCCATTTGATATGGAGTCCTCATTTAGTCTTTTTGGGCAAATGCCACAGAACCCTTCTAGCCAGGAATTTGCAGAAAGCACGGATCTctatcaaaataagtttggaaTTTCTAATGGTTTTTCATCTCATCACTTTGCGGAATCTGACTATGCAATCAGCGGTCCTTCAGTGTTTTCTTCTAACAAGCTTTCTG TTTCAAGACCTCAAATTTCAGCCCCTCCTGGTTTCGCTGTTCCTAGCAGGACACCGCCTCCAGGCTTTTCTTCTCATGAGAGAATTGACCATGCCTATGACACCACATCTG CCATTTGA